The following are from one region of the Nicotiana tabacum cultivar K326 chromosome 3, ASM71507v2, whole genome shotgun sequence genome:
- the LOC107759202 gene encoding O-fucosyltransferase 15, giving the protein MASRTNSSSNFSETSSYDDNEQSSSVPAPDRVDPQNPGHRNNSFNGLLGFTFGSKKMRKKKPFSQNIATVGLALFMIAFVLTNWWMLSRIQKSGRAPGVEFRFLKANYSTLFIREELVRLGKARKPQKTIYARLLSKAAHALAEGQNKPEPKDLWAEPYFVASSWKPCAEQRDLRPSEGKNGYIMVTANGGINQQRVAVCNAVAVARLLDATLVLPKFLYSSVWRDVSQFGDIYQEEHFIDYLKPDIPIVRELPQELQSLDLEAIGSLVTDADVVKEAKPSFYKKYILPILHKNRVVHFLGFGNRLASDPLPFQVQRLRCRCNFHALKFVPKIQETGALLIRRMRQNVTRLGPLDRHLVGPFSKSMMKGERNRGGKVARYLALHLRFEIDMVAHSLCEYGGGDEERNELEAYREIHFPALVELKKTTKLPSPAALKAEGLCPLMPEETVLMLAALGFNRQTRIYLAGAHIYGGKSRLASLTTLYPNLVTKESLLSSAEIEPFKNFSSQLAALDFIVCSAADVFAMTDSGSQFSSLISGFRVYYGGGKMATIRPNKRRLADIFVKNNTIDWRTFEQRVRKAVRQTKRVFSRPVGRSVYRYPRCKECMCNT; this is encoded by the exons ATGGCTTCTCGAACCAATTCTAGTTCTAATTTCTCAGAAACATCATCCTACGACGATAACGAACAATCCAGCAGCGTTCCGGCTCCGGATCGGGTTGACCCCCAGAATCCGGGTCATAGGAACAACTCCTTTAACGGGTTGCTGGGTTTCACGTTCGGGtcgaagaagatgaggaagaagaAACCATTCTCTCAGAATATTGCAACTGTGGGATTGGCTCTATTTATGATCGCTTTTGTGTTGACCAATTGGTGGATGCTTTCCCGGATCCAGAAATCGGGTCGGGCTCCTGGGGTTGAGTTCAGGTTCTTGAAAGCCAATTACTCCACTTTATTCATTCGG GAAGAACTTGTAAGGCTTGGCAAAGCGAGAAAGCCGCAGAAAACAATCTATGCACGATTGCTGTCGAAGGCTGCTCATGCCTTAGCTGAG GGACAGAATAAACCCGAGCCAAAAGATTTGTGGGCTGAACCCTATTTTGTTGCTTCCTCTTGGAAACCTTGTGCTGAGCAGCGTGACTTGCGACCTAGTg AGGGAAAAAATGGTTACATTATGGTCACTGCAAATGGTGGGATAAATCAACAGCGAGTAGCT GTCTGCAATGCTGTCGCTGTTGCAAGATTACTTGATGCAACCTTGGTTCTTCCCAAATTTCTGTACAGTAGCGTATGGAGAGATGTGAG CCAGTTTGGCGATATCTACCAGGAGGAGCATTTCATCGACTACCTGAAACCTGATATCCCTATAGTTAGAGAACTTCCTCAGGAGTTACAGTCATTAGATCTTGAGGCCATTGGCAGTTTG GTGACCGATGCAGATGTTGTAAAAGAAGCAAAGCCAAGTTTCTATAAGAAATATATTCTTCCTATTTTGCATAAAAACAGAGTTGTCCATTTTCTTGGATTTGGGAATCGCTTGGCATCTGACCCGTTACCATTTCAAGTGCAG AGACTTCGATGCAGATGTAATTTTCATGCTCTGAAATTTGTTCCAAAGATACAAGAAACTGGAGCTTTACTTATTCGAAGAATGCGTCAGAATGTTACACGCTTGGGTCCCTTGGATCGTCACCTAGTGGGCCCCTTTTCAAAGTCAATGATGAAGGGTGAACGAAATCGTGGAGGAAAAGTTGCGAGATATTTAGCTTTGCATCTGAGGTTTGAAATTGACATGGTGGCTCATTCCCTCTGTGAATATGGTGGGGGTGATGAAGAAAGAAATGAACTGGAAGCATATCGTGAAATCCATTTTCCTGCATTGGTGGAGCTTAAGAAGACCACGAA GTTGCCCTCGCCAGCAGCTCTAAAGGCTGAAGGACTGTGCCCTTTAATGCCTGAAGAGACGGTGCTAATGCTTGCTGCCCTTGGTTTTAATCGGCAGACGCGCATATACTTGGCAGGTGCACATATCTACGGAGGGAAATCAAGACTGGCCTCCTTGACTACCTTGTATCCTAATCTGGTCACAAAGGAAAGCTTGCTTTCCTCTGCCGAGATTGAACCGTTCAAGAATTTCTCATCTCAG CTAGCAGCATTGGACTTCATAGTTTGCAGCGCTGCAGACGTGTTTGCCATGACAGACTCAGGAAGCCAATTTTCATCATTGATATCTGGTTTTCGAGTATACTATGGTGGAGGTAAAATGGCTACTATACGGCCAAACAAACGGAGACTCGCTGAtatctttgtcaagaacaacaCAATAGACTGGAGGACATTTGAGCAAAGAGTGAGGAAGGCAGTGAGACAAACCAAACGGGTATTTTCACGACCTGTTGGAAGGAGCGTATATAGATATCCACGGTGTAAGGAATGCATGTGCAACACTTAG
- the LOC107759203 gene encoding chromatin remodeling protein EBS: protein MAKTRPGKRDLDSYTIRRTNKVVRAGDCVLMRPSEGDTAPYVARVEKLEADNRNNIKVHVRWYYRPEESLGGRRQFHGAKELFLSDHYDVQSAHTIDGKCIVHSFKNYTKLENVGPEDYYCRFEYKAATGAFVPDRVAVYCKCEMPYNPDDLMVQCEECKDWYHPACVGLTGEQAKQIDDFVCSECSSEDLKKSHNTYAASPLSNGKVEPKRQKR, encoded by the exons ATGGCCAAGACTCGACCTGGAAAACGTGACTTGGACTCTTACACCATTAGACGCACCAACAAAGTTGTCAGAG CTGGAGACTGTGTGTTGATGCGACCATCAGAAGGCGATACTGCTCCATATGTGGCACGTGTAGAAAAACTCGAAGCCGATAACCGCAACAATATAAAGGTGCATGTTAGATGGTATTACCGGCCAGAGGAGTCACTGGGAGGACGGAGACAGTTTCATGGAGCAAAGGAGTTATTCTTGTCTGACCACTATGATGTCCAAAGTGCCCACACTATAGATGGGAAGTGCATTGTTCACTCTTTCAAGAACTATACTAAGCTTGAGAATGTTGGTCCAGAGGATTACTACTGCCGGTTTGAGTATAAAGCGGCAACTGGAGCTTTTGTGCCAGATCGCGTTGCAGT GTATTGCAAATGCGAGATGCCATATAATCCAGATGATTTAATGGTACAATGTGAGGAGTGCAAGGACTG GTATCATCCAGCCTGTGTGGGCCTGACTGGTGAACAAGCTAAACAAATTGATGACTTTGTTTGTTCCGAATGCTCATCCGAAGATCTGAAGAAGTCTCATAATACTTATGCTGCATCCCCTCTGTCTAATGGCAAG GTTGAGCCGAAGCGCCAGAAGAGATAG